In the genome of Tropicibacter oceani, one region contains:
- a CDS encoding DUF1127 domain-containing protein translates to MGHFVVNIVSMLSAWNDARLTRKSLGALTDRELDDIGLCRGDIEEVARRF, encoded by the coding sequence ATGGGCCATTTCGTTGTCAACATCGTCTCCATGCTGTCCGCATGGAACGATGCGCGCCTGACCCGCAAAAGCCTGGGCGCCCTGACCGACCGCGAACTGGACGATATCGGCCTGTGCCGTGGCGACATCGAAGAGGTTGCGCGCCGCTTCTGA